The Vicia villosa cultivar HV-30 ecotype Madison, WI linkage group LG1, Vvil1.0, whole genome shotgun sequence genome includes a region encoding these proteins:
- the LOC131611838 gene encoding transcription factor TCP1-like yields the protein MFSFPNNFPSSSSSSYPNNNNNTLSFLIDNNPQNNDFPSLLDDPLSSLPFTTSTHHHHDVVPLFHDHETTIASNLAVSDYHNNNGSMFEPPDSSNFGGFSNFLVTQKQPVIVGKKDRHSKIHTSQGLRDRRVRLSSEIARKFFDLQDMLEFDKPSNTLEWLFNKSDTAIKELARTKNACYNNNDSNNNNNSAFFDSNSNKSFSGGGGGGDGGCTKGRKLKWTQKEETKKELRERARARARERTCYKMCSSGRMQEEIRYSSAADSTANAQMLQQLMSSTSSPVDSTTETEAYARWRHLLQLQTYNNPTYSQNHHNLVDSEIPRDHGGFNLIEESIMIKRNMMSSSSSSSSHYHHHQQNLIPNIPKELPSFNNNINDYNSLFPYSTSNWENNNGGCSNFCGIATMNLSTCFMNQ from the exons ATGTTCTCTTTCCCTAATAATttcccttcatcttcttcttcttcttaccctaataataataataataccctTTCTTTTCTTATAGACAACAACCCTCAAAATAATGATTTTCCTTCTCTTCTTGATGATCCACTTTCTTCTCTTCCTTTCACTACTTCAACACATCATCATCATGATGTTGTTCCTTTGTTCCATGATCATGAAACAACTATTGCTTCTAACTTGGCTGTTTCTGATTATCACAACAATAACGGTTCGATGTTTGAACCTCCCGATTCTTCGAACTTTGGAGGGTTTTCTAATTTTCTTGTGACGCAGAAACAACCGGTGATTGTTGGGAAGAAAGATAGGCACAGTAAGATTCATACATCTCAGGGTTTGAGAGATAGAAGGGTGAGATTGTCAAGTGAAATTGCTAGGAAGTTCTTTGATCTTCAAGATATGTTGGAATTTGACAAACCAAGTAACACTCTTGAGTGGCTTTTCAATAAATCGGACACCGCAATCAAAGAGCTAGCTCGAACTAAAAACGCGtgttacaacaacaacgacagcaacaacaacaacaatagcgCGTTTTTTGATTCGAATAGCAACAAATCGTTCTCcggcggtggtggtggtggtgacgGTGGTTGTACAAAAGGGAGAAAATTGAAATGGActcaaaaagaagaaacaaagaaAGAGTTAAGAGAGCGAGCACGAGCCCGAGCAAGAGAAAGAACCTGTTACAAGATGTGCAGCAGCGGAAGAATGCAAGAAGAAATTCGCTACTCTTCTGCAGCAGATTCAACTGCAAATGCTCAAATGCTGCAACAATTGATGTCGTCAACATCATCGCCGGTCGATAGTACTACTGAAACGGAGGCTTACGCGAGATGGCGTCATCTTCTTCAGCTTCAAACCTATAACAATCCTACCTACAGTCAAAATCATCATAACCTAGTGGATAGTGAAATACCTAGAGATCATGGTGGATTCAATTTGATTGAAGAATCTATCATGATAAAAAGGAACATGATGTCGTCGTCTTCGTCTTCTTCGTCTCATTATCACCATCATCAACAAAACCTAATTCCTAATATCCCTAAGGAATTACCGAGTTTCAACAACAATATTAATGATTATAACTCTTTATTCCCTTATTCAACTTCAAATTGGGAGAATAATAATGGAGGATGCTCCAACTTTTGTGGAATAGCCACCATGAATCTATCAACATGCTTCATGAATCAGTG A